Proteins from a single region of Melanotaenia boesemani isolate fMelBoe1 chromosome 3, fMelBoe1.pri, whole genome shotgun sequence:
- the slc2a11a gene encoding solute carrier family 2, facilitated glucose transporter member 11 isoform X2 — protein MLPQLLFKLLSMKHSWNGGTSSWRITRKNCLLLNNIFLMTGALLALTSRAAKSFEMIIISRVLIGINAGISMNVQPMYFGESAPKHLRGAISLSSAVFTSFGVVLGQVVGLREILGSEPCWQYLLASNAIPGLIQLLTLPWFPESPRYLLIDKGDKEACINALRRLRGCEVQSSELDEILQEQAETKGMRPSRPWDLFTDRAVRWQLISVMIISSAMQLCGNDSIYFYASYVFKEAGIADDTIQYITIGTGTCEFTACIMCNLLIERKGRRFMLMGGFILMTIWAIVFTIALAFEHYISWMSYLSMACIFTYILSFGMGPAGVTGILPTEIFNQTARPAAYMIAGSMMWLNLFIVGMIFPFLVSGLSEYCFVPFGAVCLMSALYIGFFLPETKGKSLSVITREFHKLNFKGQDTSLESQPQAQYQLGEVCLSTAL, from the exons ATGCTCCCACAACT TTTATTCAAACTTTTATCAATGAAACATTCCTGGAACGGTGGGACATCCAGTTGGAGAATTACCAG GAAGAACTGTCTGCTGCTGAACAACATTTTCCTCATGACTGGTGCTCTCTTAGCACTGACAAGTAGAGCTGCCAAGTCTTTTGAGATGATCATTATCTCACGTGTTCTTATTGGAATCAATGCAG gaatCAGTATGAATGTGCAGCCCATGTATTTTGGAGAAAGTGCACCAAAGCACTTAAGGGGGGCCATCTCCTTGTCTTCTGCTGTTTTCACATCATTTGGTGTTGTGTTGGGGCAGGTGGTCGGACTCAG agagATTTTGGGCAGTGAGCCATGTTGGCAGTACCTACTTGCAAGTAATGCCATTCCTGGCCTTATTCAGCTTCTAACCCTGCCATGGTTCCCCGAGAGTCCCAGATACCTGCTCATCGACAAGGGGGACAAGGAGGCTTGTATTAATG CTCTGAGGCGTCTAAGAGGCTGTGAGGTACAAAGCAGCGAACTTGACGAGATCCTGCAGGAACAGGCTGAAACCAAAGGCATGAGGCCGAGCCGACCATGGGACCTTTTTACTGATCGGGCTGTTCGCTGGCAGCTCATCTCTGTCATGATCATCAGCAGTGCCATGCAGCTCTGTGGTAATGATTCG ATATATTTCTATGCATCGTATGTGTTTAAAGAGGCTGGGATAGCTGATGATACAATCCAGTATATCACAATTGGCACTGGGACATGTGAGTTTACAGCCTGTATAATGTGT aACCTGCTGATTGAACGGAAAGGTCGAAGGTTCATGTTGATGGGAGGATTCATCCTCATGACCATCTGGGCCATCGTCTTCACAATCGCTCTTGCATTTGAG CACTACATATCCTGGATGTCATACCTGAGCATGGCCTGCATCTTCACCTACATTCTCAGCTTTGGCATGGGACCAG CTGGAGTGACCGGCATTCTTCCCACAGAGATCTTCAACCAGACTGCTCGGCCAGCAGCCTACATGATTGCTGGCTCCATGATGTGGCTCAACCTGTTCATTGTTGGAATGATTTTCCCATTTCTAGTG AGCGGACTGAGTGAATACTGTTTTGTGCCTTTCGGAGCCGTCTGTTTGATGTCTGCACTATACATTGGCTTCTTTCTGCCTGAGACCAAGGGGAAGTCTCTATCAGTCATCACACGTGAATTCCACAAACTCAACTTCAAAGGACAGGACACAAGTTTGGAATCGCAGCCCCAAGCTCAGTATCAGCTAGGAGAAGTGTGCCTTTCCACGGCCTTGTAG
- the slc2a11a gene encoding solute carrier family 2, facilitated glucose transporter member 11 isoform X1 — protein MSGVQKSGTLTLVLMVASAAIGGTLQYGYNLAIMNAPTTFIQTFINETFLERWDIQLENYQVTLVWTIIVSIFSLGGFAGALIAGPMTIRFGRKNCLLLNNIFLMTGALLALTSRAAKSFEMIIISRVLIGINAGISMNVQPMYFGESAPKHLRGAISLSSAVFTSFGVVLGQVVGLREILGSEPCWQYLLASNAIPGLIQLLTLPWFPESPRYLLIDKGDKEACINALRRLRGCEVQSSELDEILQEQAETKGMRPSRPWDLFTDRAVRWQLISVMIISSAMQLCGNDSIYFYASYVFKEAGIADDTIQYITIGTGTCEFTACIMCNLLIERKGRRFMLMGGFILMTIWAIVFTIALAFEHYISWMSYLSMACIFTYILSFGMGPAGVTGILPTEIFNQTARPAAYMIAGSMMWLNLFIVGMIFPFLVSGLSEYCFVPFGAVCLMSALYIGFFLPETKGKSLSVITREFHKLNFKGQDTSLESQPQAQYQLGEVCLSTAL, from the exons ATGTCAGGTGTGCAGAAG AGCGGTACTCTGACGTTGGTGCTCATGGTTGCATCTGCAGCCATTGGAGGAACTCTTCAGTATGGCTACAACCTCGCCATCATGAATGCTCCCACAACT TTTATTCAAACTTTTATCAATGAAACATTCCTGGAACGGTGGGACATCCAGTTGGAGAATTACCAGGTGACTTTGGTGTGGACAATCATTGTCTCTATCTTTTCATTGGGGGGGTTTGCTGGAGCTCTCATTGCCGGACCTATGACCATACGCTTTGGAAG GAAGAACTGTCTGCTGCTGAACAACATTTTCCTCATGACTGGTGCTCTCTTAGCACTGACAAGTAGAGCTGCCAAGTCTTTTGAGATGATCATTATCTCACGTGTTCTTATTGGAATCAATGCAG gaatCAGTATGAATGTGCAGCCCATGTATTTTGGAGAAAGTGCACCAAAGCACTTAAGGGGGGCCATCTCCTTGTCTTCTGCTGTTTTCACATCATTTGGTGTTGTGTTGGGGCAGGTGGTCGGACTCAG agagATTTTGGGCAGTGAGCCATGTTGGCAGTACCTACTTGCAAGTAATGCCATTCCTGGCCTTATTCAGCTTCTAACCCTGCCATGGTTCCCCGAGAGTCCCAGATACCTGCTCATCGACAAGGGGGACAAGGAGGCTTGTATTAATG CTCTGAGGCGTCTAAGAGGCTGTGAGGTACAAAGCAGCGAACTTGACGAGATCCTGCAGGAACAGGCTGAAACCAAAGGCATGAGGCCGAGCCGACCATGGGACCTTTTTACTGATCGGGCTGTTCGCTGGCAGCTCATCTCTGTCATGATCATCAGCAGTGCCATGCAGCTCTGTGGTAATGATTCG ATATATTTCTATGCATCGTATGTGTTTAAAGAGGCTGGGATAGCTGATGATACAATCCAGTATATCACAATTGGCACTGGGACATGTGAGTTTACAGCCTGTATAATGTGT aACCTGCTGATTGAACGGAAAGGTCGAAGGTTCATGTTGATGGGAGGATTCATCCTCATGACCATCTGGGCCATCGTCTTCACAATCGCTCTTGCATTTGAG CACTACATATCCTGGATGTCATACCTGAGCATGGCCTGCATCTTCACCTACATTCTCAGCTTTGGCATGGGACCAG CTGGAGTGACCGGCATTCTTCCCACAGAGATCTTCAACCAGACTGCTCGGCCAGCAGCCTACATGATTGCTGGCTCCATGATGTGGCTCAACCTGTTCATTGTTGGAATGATTTTCCCATTTCTAGTG AGCGGACTGAGTGAATACTGTTTTGTGCCTTTCGGAGCCGTCTGTTTGATGTCTGCACTATACATTGGCTTCTTTCTGCCTGAGACCAAGGGGAAGTCTCTATCAGTCATCACACGTGAATTCCACAAACTCAACTTCAAAGGACAGGACACAAGTTTGGAATCGCAGCCCCAAGCTCAGTATCAGCTAGGAGAAGTGTGCCTTTCCACGGCCTTGTAG